A window of Carassius carassius chromosome 44, fCarCar2.1, whole genome shotgun sequence contains these coding sequences:
- the LOC132126720 gene encoding calcium/calmodulin-dependent protein kinase II inhibitor 2-like, with the protein MSDVLPYNEDKMTHYGNDGDEEHLSFTCRLQDTNNFFGGNQNKRPPKLGQIGRSKRVMEEDNDGEALDKSTEKSSSA; encoded by the exons ATGTCGGATGTATTACCGTACAACGAGGACAAAATGACTCATTATGGCAACGACGGGGACGAGGAACACCTTTCCTTCACCTGCCGCCTCCAAGACACCAACAACTTTTTCGGTGGCAACCAGAATAAACGACCACCAAAGCTGGGGCAGATCGGGAGAAGCAAAAGAG TCATGGAGGAAGACAACGATGGCGAGGCACTGGACAAGAGCACAGAGAAGTCCTCGTCAGCGTGA